A genome region from Haliotis asinina isolate JCU_RB_2024 chromosome 11, JCU_Hal_asi_v2, whole genome shotgun sequence includes the following:
- the LOC137256001 gene encoding proteasome subunit beta type-3-like: MSILTYNGAAIIAMKGKDCVAIASDRRFGIQAQTINMEFDKIFEMGPHLYIGLPGLATDVQTISQRLKFRLNLYELRENRKIKPKTFMSMVSNLLYERRFGPYFVEPVIAGLDTKTGEPYIASMDLIGCPMETDDFVVSGTCSEQMYGMCESLWEPDLAPDDLFETISQALMNAFDRDAVSGWGGVVYIIEKDKVTKKLLKTRMD, from the exons ATG AGTATCCTCACATATAATGGAGCGGCCATCATTGCCATGAAGGGGAAAGACTGTGTTGCCATTGCATCTGACCGGAGGTTTGGCATCCAGGCACAGACAATAAATATGGAGTTTGACAAGATCTTTGAGATGGGACCACATTTGTACATAGGCCTGCCAGGTCTAGCAACTGATGTGCAGACAAT TTCACAAAGACTGAAATTCCGACTCAACTTGTACGAGCTGAGAGAAAATCGAAAGATCAAGCCGAAGACATTCATGAGCATGGTGTCAAATCTGCTGTATGAAAGGAG GTTTGGACCCTACTTCGTTGAACCTGTGATCGCAGGCCTTGATACCAAGACAGGAGAGCcgtacattgcatccatggatCTGATTGGTTGCCCAATGGAGACGGATGACTTTGTCGTCAGCGGTACATGTTCAGAACAGATGTACGGGATGTGTGAGTCACTGTGGGAGCCAGATCTG GCTCCAGATGACCTGTTTGAGACAATATCTCAGGCACTGATGAATGCTTTTGACAGAGATGCTGTTTCAGGTTGGGGCGGCGTTGTCTATATCAT tgaaaagGACAAGGTGACAAAGAAACTATTGAAGACTCGAATGGACTAG